DNA sequence from the Brachybacterium avium genome:
ATCGGGCGCGAGGTCGTATCGCCAGGTCCAGCCGCCGCCGCCCCAGGTGCCGTCGGGTCCGTACTGGCCGGGCTGCCAGGCGATGGTGCGCTCGGGGACGAGGGCGATCACGCGGTTGTGCATGTCGTAGCGGCCGCCGGCGTTCTCGTGGAACATCTCGATGCCGAAGATCTGGTCGACCTCGGTCAGCGGGGCGGGGTCCGCCTCCAAGGAAGCGCGCACCCAGTCCCCTGGCTCGGTCTCGGAGTGCCGCGACGGATCGGCCAGCAGCGCGAACACCTCCGACGGGGAGGCGGCGACGGTGCGGGAGGCGATGTAGTGGTCCCGGCCCGGGACCGGTGCGGCGGCGTCGGTGGTCATATCAGTCCCTCCTGGGGGCCCAGCGGGTGTAGATGACGTGCGAGTCGAAGGCTCGGTGCTCGAGCAGCTCGAGCCGTTCGCGGTGACCTTCTGGGAACAGTCGGCGCCCGCGGCCCTGGACGTAGGGGTAGGTCCACAGCCGGTACTCGTCCACCAGCCCGGCCGCGATCAGGGGATGGCACAGGCTGATCGAGCCGGTCAGCGAGATCTCGGCGCCCTCGCCCTGCTTCAGGGCGCGCACGGCCTGGACGGGATCGCCGCTCAGCAGGGTGGAGTGCGCCCAGGCCGGGTCGGTCATGGTCGAGGTGACCACGTACTTGGTCAGCTGGTTCAGCTCGTCGGTGATGCCGGTGGTGTCGTCGGTCCGGGCCGGCCAGAAGCCGCGGAAGTCCTCGAAGGTCTGCCGGCCCAGCAGGATCGCGTCGCAGGCGGCGCTGTCCCGC
Encoded proteins:
- a CDS encoding SRPBCC family protein; amino-acid sequence: MTTDAAAPVPGRDHYIASRTVAASPSEVFALLADPSRHSETEPGDWVRASLEADPAPLTEVDQIFGIEMFHENAGGRYDMHNRVIALVPERTIAWQPGQYGPDGTWGGGGWTWRYDLAPDGEGTRVTLTYDWSAVPHPMREQFGLPPFPPSFLEESLAALEQAVMAG
- a CDS encoding dihydrofolate reductase family protein, which gives rise to MRPLVITQNITADGSIEMLDDWFDPTDSPADQRAILQRDSAACDAILLGRQTFEDFRGFWPARTDDTTGITDELNQLTKYVVTSTMTDPAWAHSTLLSGDPVQAVRALKQGEGAEISLTGSISLCHPLIAAGLVDEYRLWTYPYVQGRGRRLFPEGHRERLELLEHRAFDSHVIYTRWAPRRD